A stretch of DNA from Erwinia aphidicola:
TATCAGTTCTGTTACGCATGCTGCCGATGTTCCGGCGGGAACCCAGCTGGCCACGCGCCAGGAAATTGTCCGCCACATTAAAGATGAACCGGCTTCTCTCGACCCGGTAAAAGCGGTCGGGCTGCCGGAAATCCCGGTGATCCGCGATCTGTTTGAAGGTCTGACAAATCAGGATGCCAATGGGAAAATCATTCCCGGCGTCGCCACCGGCTGGCAGACCAACGATAACAAGACGTGGATTTTCACGCTGCGCAAAGATGCCCGCTGGTCAAACGGTGACACTGTCACCGCCGCCGACTTCGTTTACAGCTGGCAACGTCTGGTTGACCCAAAAAACAGCTCCACCTTTGCCTGGTTCGCGGAACTGGCGGGTATCGAGAATGCCGGGGCGATTATTAAAGGGCAGATGAGCCCGGATAAGCTCGGCGTCAGCGCGATGGATGCCACCCATCTTAAAGTGACGCTCGACAAGCCGGTTCCCTATTTTGCCAGCCTGACCGCCAACTTTAGCCTGTTCCCGGTGCCGCAAAAAGTGGTCACGCAGTACGGTGACCAGTGGACCAAAGCCGGAAATCTGGTTGGCAACGGGGCCTATCAGCTGCAAAACCGCGTGGTTAACGAGAAGCTGGAACTGGTTCGCAACCCGCACTACTGGGACAACGCCCATACGGTGCTGACTAAAGTCACCTTCCTGCCGATTAGCGAAGAGTCCAGCGCTACCAAACGCTACCGCGCCGGAGATATTGATATCACCGAATCCTTCCCAAAAGAGCTGTACGGCCTGCTGAAAAAGCAGATCCCGCATGAGGTTTACACCCCGGATCAGCTCGGCACCTATTACTATGCTTTCAACACCCAGAAAGGCCCGACGGCCGACGTGCGCGTGCGTCAGGCGCTGAGCTGGAGCATCGATCGTAAAATCATCGCCGGCAAAGTGGTGGGAACCGGGGAGAAGCCCGCCTGGCACTTCACGCCGGACGTGACGGCCGGGTTCAAGCCGAAAGCCAGCTTTATTCAGCAGCACAGTCAGGAAGAGCTGAATGCCCAGGCTAAGGCGCTGCTGGCAGCGGCGGGCTATGGCCCGACGCATCCCCTCAACCTGACCCTGCTGTATAACTCTTCCGAAACGCACCAGAAGATTGCCATTGCCGTGGCCTCGATGTGGAAGAAAAACCTGGGCGTCAACGTCAAGCTGCAGAACCAGGAGTGGAAAACCTATATCGACAGCCGTAACAGCGGC
This window harbors:
- a CDS encoding ABC transporter substrate-binding protein; this encodes MRKSSPFALAALALVISSVTHAADVPAGTQLATRQEIVRHIKDEPASLDPVKAVGLPEIPVIRDLFEGLTNQDANGKIIPGVATGWQTNDNKTWIFTLRKDARWSNGDTVTAADFVYSWQRLVDPKNSSTFAWFAELAGIENAGAIIKGQMSPDKLGVSAMDATHLKVTLDKPVPYFASLTANFSLFPVPQKVVTQYGDQWTKAGNLVGNGAYQLQNRVVNEKLELVRNPHYWDNAHTVLTKVTFLPISEESSATKRYRAGDIDITESFPKELYGLLKKQIPHEVYTPDQLGTYYYAFNTQKGPTADVRVRQALSWSIDRKIIAGKVVGTGEKPAWHFTPDVTAGFKPKASFIQQHSQEELNAQAKALLAAAGYGPTHPLNLTLLYNSSETHQKIAIAVASMWKKNLGVNVKLQNQEWKTYIDSRNSGNFDVIRASWVGDYNEPSTFLSLLTSTHSGNIARFKSSEYDALMAQASRETDDSVRNDDYNRAEQMIADQAPIAPIYQYTNGRLIKPYVQGYPMTNPEDVAYSRTLYILKH